The Acidobacteriota bacterium genome includes a window with the following:
- a CDS encoding Gfo/Idh/MocA family oxidoreductase: MPEQDLSRRSVLGAAAAGAGLMIVPRHVLGRGEEAPSDKLNIAAVGAGGKGRSDVAGVASENIVALCDIDWKRAEETMNAHPDAARYHDYREMFDAHSELDGVLVSTADHTHAAITIAALERGLHVFTQKPLTRTIGEARMVGKAARKAGTATQMGNQGHAAEGTRLIREWIEGGVIGEVNRVEYWTNRPIWPQAIKRPKEVHEVPDHVKWDLWLGPAPERPYHPDYYHPFAWRGWWDFGTGAIGDIACHAMDAAFWIFDLRDPSSVYAESTPLFKESAPAATRITFEYPARGNRPKMTVVWRDGNLTPAMPKVWEGKWPPRNSGQLFVGTEGVIVADIYAGKPTIYPSKLHEKITKNPLPQVYERTEGHYKQWIDAIKAGTTNPDGSNFADHAGPMTETALLGNLAVRSQQEIVWNPKKLKVTNGVEVPPEYIQPTYRDGWTL, encoded by the coding sequence ATGCCCGAACAAGACCTGAGCCGCCGCAGCGTGCTCGGTGCCGCAGCGGCCGGCGCCGGCTTGATGATCGTCCCCCGCCACGTCCTCGGACGCGGCGAAGAGGCGCCCAGCGACAAGCTGAACATCGCGGCGGTCGGTGCCGGCGGCAAGGGCCGCAGCGACGTCGCCGGCGTCGCCAGCGAGAACATCGTCGCCCTCTGCGACATCGACTGGAAGCGCGCCGAGGAGACGATGAACGCCCACCCGGATGCGGCCCGCTACCACGACTACCGCGAGATGTTCGACGCACACAGCGAACTCGACGGGGTGCTGGTCTCGACCGCCGACCACACGCACGCCGCGATCACCATTGCGGCTCTGGAGCGCGGCCTCCACGTCTTCACGCAGAAGCCCCTGACGCGCACGATCGGAGAGGCGCGGATGGTCGGCAAGGCGGCACGCAAGGCCGGCACGGCGACCCAGATGGGCAACCAGGGCCACGCCGCGGAGGGCACGCGCCTGATCCGCGAGTGGATCGAGGGCGGCGTGATCGGCGAGGTGAACCGCGTCGAGTACTGGACCAACCGGCCGATCTGGCCCCAGGCGATCAAGCGCCCCAAGGAAGTTCACGAGGTGCCCGACCACGTCAAGTGGGACCTCTGGCTCGGCCCGGCGCCGGAGCGCCCCTACCACCCCGACTACTACCACCCGTTCGCCTGGCGCGGCTGGTGGGACTTCGGCACGGGCGCCATCGGCGACATCGCCTGCCATGCGATGGACGCGGCGTTCTGGATCTTCGACCTGCGTGATCCCTCGTCCGTTTACGCCGAGTCCACGCCGTTGTTCAAGGAGTCGGCACCGGCCGCCACACGGATCACCTTCGAGTACCCGGCCCGCGGCAACCGGCCGAAGATGACGGTCGTCTGGCGCGACGGCAACCTGACGCCGGCGATGCCCAAGGTGTGGGAGGGCAAGTGGCCGCCGCGCAACAGCGGTCAGCTCTTCGTGGGCACCGAGGGCGTGATCGTCGCCGACATCTACGCCGGAAAGCCCACGATCTACCCGTCTAAACTGCACGAGAAGATCACGAAGAACCCGCTGCCTCAGGTCTACGAGCGGACCGAGGGGCACTACAAGCAGTGGATCGACGCGATCAAGGCGGGCACGACGAATCCCGACGGCTCCAACTTCGCCGATCACGCGGGTCCGATGACCGAGACCGCGCTGCTCGGCAACCTGGCGGTCCGCAGCCAGCAGGAGATCGTCTGGAACCCGAAGAAGCTGAAGGTGACGAACGGCGTCGAAGTGCCGCCCGAGTACATCCAGCCGACCTACCGGGACGGCTGGACGCTGTAG
- a CDS encoding STAS domain-containing protein, whose protein sequence is MIESIKIGKSAIGGETVGDVTVWVPEGRVDASSAPDLEQAMTSGIAEGGEAVVLDLSRTRYMSSAGLRVVLVVARQLQTCNGKFAVCGLNDEVKELFEVSGFSLIVGIEPDRDAAVTAVQQSG, encoded by the coding sequence GTGATCGAGAGCATCAAGATCGGGAAGTCGGCGATCGGGGGCGAGACGGTTGGCGACGTGACCGTCTGGGTGCCGGAAGGGCGGGTCGACGCCTCGAGCGCTCCGGACCTGGAGCAGGCGATGACGTCCGGGATCGCGGAGGGCGGGGAGGCGGTCGTCCTCGACCTGAGCCGTACCCGCTACATGAGCAGCGCCGGCCTCCGCGTCGTACTGGTCGTGGCTCGTCAGTTGCAGACCTGCAACGGGAAGTTCGCCGTCTGCGGGCTGAACGACGAAGTGAAGGAACTGTTCGAGGTTTCAGGCTTCAGCCTGATCGTGGGCATCGAGCCGGATCGCGACGCCGCGGTCACCGCCGTCCAGCAGTCCGGCTGA
- a CDS encoding GPP34 family phosphoprotein, with protein MSQNPHLTFVEEILLLLLDDESGAMKRVAPNVMELLVAGAILMDLALRGRLDCDLQRLVVVDSTPVGEEILDGPLAEITEAGDEADARTWVVRLSARSKQVQEAALARLVERGILRVEDRSFLWVFGSRRYPMIDDREEREVKLRILDVLLSDRIPAPRDVALICLADASNAFQVILSPQELRHAAARIELVRGFDLIGQAMGRAIQKSVQDIAAATATAHHPFY; from the coding sequence GTGAGTCAGAACCCCCACCTGACATTCGTGGAGGAGATTCTGCTTCTTCTCCTGGACGACGAATCCGGCGCGATGAAGCGCGTTGCGCCCAACGTGATGGAGCTGCTGGTCGCCGGCGCGATCCTGATGGACCTCGCGCTGCGCGGACGCCTGGACTGCGACCTCCAGCGACTCGTCGTCGTCGATTCGACGCCGGTGGGCGAGGAGATACTGGACGGCCCGCTGGCGGAGATCACGGAGGCCGGCGACGAGGCCGACGCCCGCACCTGGGTGGTGCGTCTCTCGGCCAGGAGCAAGCAGGTCCAGGAGGCGGCCCTGGCGCGCCTGGTCGAGCGGGGAATCCTCCGGGTCGAGGATCGCAGCTTCCTGTGGGTCTTCGGCAGCCGTCGCTATCCGATGATCGACGACCGGGAGGAGCGGGAGGTCAAGCTGCGCATCCTCGACGTGCTCCTGAGCGACCGGATTCCAGCGCCCAGGGATGTCGCCCTCATCTGCCTGGCCGACGCGTCGAACGCGTTCCAGGTCATCCTGAGCCCGCAGGAGCTACGGCACGCCGCGGCCCGGATCGAACTCGTGCGCGGCTTCGATCTGATCGGCCAGGCGATGGGTCGGGCGATCCAGAAATCCGTTCAGGACATTGCCGCCGCGACGGCGACGGCGCATCATCCGTTTTACTGA